A genomic region of Aeropyrum pernix K1 contains the following coding sequences:
- a CDS encoding ArsR/SmtB family transcription factor — MYVRGYRHIAKVAHALANETRTRIIELLASGPKTLDELSEVLGQSKANISSQIRKLEEIGIVVPRYQPGDRGIRKTVELRAKRIVLLLE, encoded by the coding sequence ATGTACGTGAGGGGCTACAGGCACATAGCTAAGGTAGCCCACGCGCTCGCTAACGAGACGCGAACAAGGATTATAGAGCTCCTGGCTAGCGGCCCCAAGACGCTGGACGAGCTATCAGAGGTCCTCGGGCAGAGCAAGGCGAACATAAGCAGCCAGATTAGGAAGCTTGAGGAGATAGGCATAGTCGTCCCCCGTTACCAGCCGGGTGACAGGGGTATAAGGAAGACGGTTGAGCTCAGGGCTAAGAGGATAGTGCTCCTGCTCGAGTAG
- a CDS encoding HAD-IIA family hydrolase — MKSCPGLDGYDIVFADLDGVIWLGQEPIEDNLVVLRTLASEGRLVVLTNNSTRSRRVYAAMLERVGLDIEPGRIVTSAYSAAVLLKKKLGPSTALVVGEEGLVEELAVEGHVVASSSDNIDVDAVVVGLDRNLTYGKLARAASAIHSGSLFVATNLDHALPTPRGLIPGAGSIVALLEKATGVKPAIVAGKPSRGLAEVLESLFKPVRPLVVGDRIDTDVEFARAWGVDSLLVLTGLYRGVSIEEASRKAGEGVRVARSLSEFCRGG; from the coding sequence TTGAAGAGCTGCCCAGGCTTAGACGGCTATGACATCGTGTTTGCGGATCTAGACGGCGTGATATGGCTTGGGCAGGAACCTATAGAGGATAACCTAGTAGTGCTTAGGACTCTGGCGAGCGAGGGTAGGCTTGTGGTTCTCACTAATAATTCGACGCGAAGTAGGAGAGTTTACGCGGCTATGCTCGAGAGGGTGGGCCTCGACATAGAGCCCGGGAGGATAGTAACGAGCGCCTACAGCGCCGCCGTCCTGCTGAAGAAAAAGCTGGGACCATCCACCGCCCTGGTTGTAGGGGAGGAGGGGCTGGTTGAAGAGCTTGCTGTGGAGGGCCATGTAGTGGCGAGCTCGAGCGACAACATCGACGTTGATGCGGTGGTCGTCGGCCTCGACAGGAACCTCACCTATGGGAAGCTGGCGAGGGCTGCCTCCGCAATACACAGCGGGAGCCTTTTCGTGGCGACGAACCTCGACCACGCCCTACCAACCCCCAGAGGCCTCATACCAGGTGCAGGATCCATTGTGGCTCTTCTGGAGAAGGCAACGGGGGTCAAGCCTGCGATTGTCGCTGGGAAGCCGTCCAGGGGCTTGGCCGAGGTTCTAGAGAGCCTTTTCAAGCCGGTCAGGCCCCTCGTGGTGGGTGATAGGATAGATACTGACGTGGAGTTCGCCAGGGCCTGGGGTGTTGATTCTCTTCTCGTGCTCACTGGCCTCTACAGGGGTGTCAGCATAGAGGAGGCTTCTAGGAAGGCTGGGGAGGGGGTGAGGGTTGCCAGGAGTCTCAGCGAGTTCTGCAGAGGGGGGTAG
- a CDS encoding HesA/MoeB/ThiF family protein: MEEKVAWEPLDVRAIERLDLNVYSRQLGLLGVRGQLRLSSSKVAVVGLGGLGNLAAAYLAASGVGRLILVDRDVVEPSNLNRQVLYGKGDVGRYKAVAAAERLGELNPEAEIEPVPEALDPALAEDLAREADVIVDGLDNWMARLWLDAASWRRGKPLVHGAAERMHGQVTTVERGRSSCLACIAPSNPERAGCTTIIAPTVGVVSSLEVLEAIKLLTGVGEPLYNRLAVIDLTTPRIEVLRLAQMDCRACLSRLKGGEDLASLYGV; encoded by the coding sequence GTGGAGGAGAAGGTAGCCTGGGAGCCCCTCGACGTCAGGGCTATAGAGAGGCTCGACCTAAACGTGTACTCGAGGCAGCTGGGGCTGCTGGGCGTCCGGGGGCAGCTGAGGCTCTCCTCATCTAAAGTCGCGGTGGTGGGTCTCGGCGGCCTCGGCAACCTGGCGGCAGCCTACCTGGCTGCCTCGGGGGTTGGAAGGCTTATCCTGGTTGATAGGGACGTGGTGGAGCCAAGCAACCTCAACAGACAGGTGCTCTACGGGAAAGGCGACGTGGGCAGGTACAAGGCTGTTGCCGCCGCTGAAAGGCTTGGGGAGCTGAACCCTGAGGCGGAGATAGAGCCTGTGCCCGAAGCTCTAGACCCGGCTCTGGCCGAGGACCTCGCGCGGGAGGCAGACGTCATCGTGGACGGGCTGGACAACTGGATGGCGAGGCTATGGCTGGACGCCGCCTCGTGGAGACGCGGGAAGCCGCTGGTGCATGGAGCGGCGGAGAGGATGCACGGCCAGGTCACAACCGTTGAGAGGGGGAGGAGCTCCTGCCTGGCATGCATAGCCCCCTCCAACCCGGAAAGGGCGGGATGCACGACCATAATAGCACCAACGGTCGGGGTCGTATCCTCGCTCGAGGTCCTAGAAGCCATTAAACTCCTAACCGGGGTGGGAGAGCCCCTCTACAACAGGCTCGCGGTAATAGATCTAACCACACCCAGGATAGAGGTCCTCAGGCTCGCGCAGATGGACTGCAGGGCGTGCCTCTCCAGGCTCAAGGGAGGCGAGGACCTCGCCAGCCTCTACGGGGTTTAG
- a CDS encoding serine/threonine-protein kinase RIO2 — translation MPSNLWNVYTSLSGDELRVLRAIERWMRKYRYVPVELVERTSRLPPSRFSRAVKTLVTLKLVKRRLGSVSGYTLTYTGLDVLAIDNLRSRGIVEVLGDKIGLGKEGDVYVAVSPAGSKLTVKLHRAGRESFRKVRRHRSYALDLRPTSWLDVSKALAEREFKILVRLEEEGARIPSPVAWNRHAVVQRYVEGVLLADVRVLDTEAAASILRDVLETLRIAYTRVGVVHGDLSEYNVIATTEGRGVVIDWPQYVYRDEPHALELLRRDVEYILKYFRRRAGLKVELASALRYVMGESREPPV, via the coding sequence TTGCCGTCGAACCTGTGGAACGTCTACACCAGCCTCAGCGGCGACGAGCTGAGGGTGTTGAGAGCTATCGAGAGGTGGATGAGGAAGTACCGCTACGTGCCTGTGGAGCTAGTGGAGAGGACCTCGCGACTACCCCCCTCCCGGTTCTCCAGGGCTGTGAAGACCCTCGTGACTCTTAAGCTTGTTAAGAGGAGGCTTGGCAGCGTCAGCGGCTACACCCTTACCTACACCGGCCTCGACGTCCTTGCGATAGATAACCTAAGGTCGAGGGGTATTGTCGAGGTCCTGGGCGACAAGATAGGCCTTGGGAAAGAGGGGGATGTATACGTTGCTGTATCTCCAGCCGGCTCCAAACTGACTGTGAAGCTGCATAGGGCCGGGAGGGAGAGTTTCAGGAAGGTGAGGAGACACAGGAGTTACGCCCTCGACTTGAGGCCCACCAGCTGGCTTGACGTCTCAAAGGCCCTAGCTGAGAGGGAGTTCAAGATACTTGTCAGGCTGGAGGAGGAGGGGGCTAGAATCCCTAGCCCCGTGGCTTGGAACCGCCATGCTGTGGTGCAGAGGTATGTGGAGGGCGTCCTGCTGGCCGACGTGCGGGTTCTCGACACTGAGGCTGCCGCCAGTATCTTGAGGGACGTGCTGGAGACGCTGAGAATAGCTTACACGAGGGTTGGAGTCGTACATGGTGACCTGAGCGAGTACAACGTGATAGCCACCACCGAGGGGAGGGGTGTTGTAATAGACTGGCCTCAGTACGTCTACAGGGACGAGCCCCATGCACTGGAACTCCTTAGGAGGGATGTGGAGTATATTTTGAAATATTTCAGGAGGAGGGCAGGGCTAAAGGTTGAATTAGCCTCTGCACTAAGATATGTCATGGGGGAGTCCAGGGAGCCCCCTGTATAG
- a CDS encoding methionine adenosyltransferase: MARRIVVESYPYPRVEDLQVELVERKGLGHPDTICDAAAEAVSRELSKYYLERFGKILHHNVDKVLLVGGQAAPRLGGGEVLQPIYILVSGRVTTEVRTGGGVESVPVGPIILRAVKNYIRENFRFLDPEEHVIVDYRVGRGSVDLVGIFEAEDKVPLANDTSIGSGHAPLSTLERLVLETERILNSRETKERLPAVGEDVKVMGVRDGKSITLTVAMAVVSSQVGSVSDYLAVKEEAESLILDLASRIAPDYDVRVNINTGDIPEKKILYLTVTGTSAEHGDDGATGRGNRVNGLITPMRPMSMEAAAGKNPVNHVGKIYNVVANEMAALIHREVKGVEEVYVKLVSQIGKPIDRPRIVDVKVRMEGGREVTADAKREIEAIANSVLDGITGYTEKLVRGDITVY, encoded by the coding sequence GTGGCCCGCAGGATAGTGGTGGAGAGCTACCCCTACCCTAGGGTTGAGGACCTGCAGGTAGAGCTGGTGGAGCGCAAGGGTCTCGGGCACCCGGATACTATCTGCGATGCTGCTGCTGAGGCGGTGAGCAGAGAACTCAGCAAATACTACCTGGAGAGGTTCGGGAAGATCCTCCACCACAACGTCGACAAGGTTCTCCTAGTGGGCGGGCAGGCTGCACCCAGGCTTGGGGGCGGCGAGGTCCTCCAGCCGATCTATATTCTCGTCTCGGGGAGGGTGACTACCGAGGTGAGGACGGGGGGCGGCGTGGAGAGCGTGCCCGTAGGCCCCATCATCCTTAGGGCTGTTAAGAACTACATCAGGGAGAACTTCAGGTTCCTGGACCCGGAGGAGCACGTGATAGTCGACTACCGCGTGGGACGTGGAAGCGTGGACCTTGTAGGCATCTTCGAGGCGGAGGACAAGGTGCCCCTAGCCAACGACACCAGCATAGGCTCCGGCCACGCCCCGCTCTCCACCCTGGAGAGGCTTGTTCTCGAGACTGAGAGGATCCTCAACAGCAGGGAGACCAAGGAGAGGCTGCCGGCCGTCGGGGAGGATGTGAAGGTTATGGGGGTGAGGGACGGGAAGTCCATAACACTCACCGTGGCCATGGCGGTCGTCAGCAGCCAGGTTGGAAGCGTGAGCGACTACCTTGCGGTCAAGGAGGAGGCGGAGAGCCTGATACTGGATCTGGCCTCCAGGATAGCGCCCGACTACGACGTTAGGGTTAACATAAACACTGGCGACATACCCGAGAAGAAGATACTCTACCTCACCGTCACCGGTACCAGCGCCGAGCATGGTGACGACGGTGCGACAGGCAGGGGTAACAGGGTTAACGGGCTTATCACGCCTATGAGGCCTATGAGCATGGAGGCGGCTGCCGGCAAGAACCCGGTAAACCATGTTGGCAAGATATACAATGTAGTAGCCAACGAGATGGCGGCACTCATCCACCGCGAGGTGAAGGGGGTGGAGGAGGTGTATGTAAAGCTCGTGAGCCAGATAGGCAAGCCGATAGACAGGCCCCGGATAGTCGACGTCAAGGTTAGGATGGAGGGGGGGAGAGAGGTGACCGCGGACGCCAAGAGGGAGATAGAGGCCATAGCCAACTCCGTCCTAGACGGCATAACGGGCTACACTGAGAAGCTGGTGAGGGGGGATATAACAGTTTATTAG
- a CDS encoding DUF460 domain-containing protein, whose amino-acid sequence MGVDIVSGEPGSRSARYAAVILGESGRLLEKHESISLARLIRVAWSRQPDILAVDNVFELGRSERDVGRVASMLPPKTRLVQVTLEGGRLASLREVAERYGIRVEKKLTPTATAYLLAVLALEGAGTPVSVLEEKTLVTVSRARSGSSGGWSQARYQRRVRAAISQAVSRIRESLDRAGLDYDLNYRRSEGGIESATFIVYAPREKLEGVVRRREGPDYTVRIKPVARSRILTLPDAPERSSPVIVGIDPGITTGLAVLDINGRLLHAESSKSLDRSRVTEIVYGLGRPVIVAVDVADPPETAKKLAAQWGAMLYTPPADLTTSEKWGLARRVLGSSVEDTHVRDAAAAAYKAYLALESKLRSVERTIEKMGIDVDVERVKIDVIRGATLAEALERAIEEELGDGEPEAPRAERGARQHQEEAAGDGGSVYKEMSALREMLEALRIENSSLKRRLEEMEAEVMMLKAQLERARARAKSDHGIRREAEMMRERVRKLERRLEESAMMVEELKGELEELRRAVELLGRGTHLLAVEVDRLTLKTVREAAAAMRGGRLILVLRGGDTFTWDAVEELAKAGVEAVVADHPSSPAANALKSRRVPVIPISEVQVLRLGGYVLVSSEVLRLAEEMRAEWRRRREASVDIMRIVEEYRRSSRRG is encoded by the coding sequence ATGGGCGTCGATATAGTGTCCGGCGAGCCCGGCAGCAGGAGCGCCAGGTACGCAGCGGTCATACTCGGAGAGAGCGGGAGGTTGTTGGAGAAGCACGAGTCCATAAGCCTGGCCAGGCTGATAAGGGTGGCGTGGAGCAGGCAGCCCGACATACTCGCCGTTGACAACGTTTTCGAACTCGGAAGGAGCGAGAGGGACGTGGGAAGGGTCGCCTCAATGCTCCCCCCCAAGACTAGGCTAGTACAGGTGACCCTAGAGGGTGGAAGGCTAGCCAGCCTGAGGGAGGTCGCCGAGAGGTATGGCATAAGGGTGGAGAAAAAGCTGACGCCCACTGCAACCGCCTACCTCCTAGCCGTCCTCGCCCTGGAGGGCGCGGGGACCCCCGTGAGTGTTCTGGAGGAGAAGACTCTGGTGACAGTCTCCAGGGCGAGGAGCGGGAGCTCTGGCGGCTGGAGCCAGGCTAGGTACCAGAGGAGGGTTAGGGCCGCGATATCTCAGGCCGTCTCCCGGATTAGGGAGTCCCTAGACAGGGCTGGTCTGGACTACGATCTAAACTATAGGAGGAGCGAGGGGGGCATAGAGTCGGCGACCTTCATCGTCTACGCCCCGCGTGAGAAGCTGGAGGGTGTTGTGAGGCGGAGGGAGGGCCCGGACTATACTGTCAGGATAAAGCCGGTTGCGAGGAGCAGGATACTCACACTACCCGATGCTCCCGAGAGGAGCTCCCCCGTAATAGTGGGTATAGACCCCGGAATAACCACTGGCCTAGCGGTTCTCGACATAAACGGGAGGCTCCTCCACGCTGAGAGCAGTAAGAGCCTGGATAGGAGCAGGGTGACCGAGATAGTCTATGGCCTCGGGAGGCCTGTTATAGTCGCTGTAGACGTCGCCGACCCGCCGGAGACGGCAAAGAAGCTCGCAGCCCAGTGGGGGGCAATGCTCTACACTCCGCCCGCAGACCTGACGACCTCCGAGAAGTGGGGGCTGGCCAGGCGTGTTCTCGGGTCCTCGGTAGAGGATACTCATGTGAGGGATGCCGCCGCAGCGGCGTACAAGGCGTATCTGGCCCTAGAGTCTAAACTACGCTCTGTAGAGAGAACTATAGAGAAGATGGGTATAGACGTTGACGTGGAGCGTGTCAAGATAGATGTTATAAGGGGGGCTACCCTGGCTGAGGCTCTTGAACGAGCCATAGAAGAGGAGCTGGGAGACGGTGAGCCAGAGGCCCCGAGGGCCGAGCGGGGTGCCCGGCAGCATCAGGAAGAGGCTGCGGGCGACGGGGGCAGCGTCTACAAAGAGATGAGCGCTTTAAGGGAGATGCTGGAGGCGTTGAGAATAGAGAACTCCAGCCTAAAAAGGCGTCTCGAGGAGATGGAGGCGGAGGTCATGATGCTCAAAGCCCAGCTGGAGAGGGCTAGGGCCAGGGCGAAGAGCGACCATGGAATCAGGCGGGAGGCGGAGATGATGAGGGAGAGGGTGAGGAAGCTCGAGCGCAGGCTAGAGGAGTCGGCGATGATGGTGGAGGAGCTGAAGGGAGAGCTGGAGGAGCTTAGGAGGGCCGTCGAGCTGCTGGGGCGGGGGACCCACCTGCTCGCTGTAGAGGTCGATCGGCTTACGCTGAAAACGGTTAGAGAGGCAGCTGCGGCCATGCGGGGTGGACGCCTTATACTGGTGCTTAGGGGCGGGGATACCTTCACTTGGGACGCCGTGGAGGAGCTTGCCAAGGCTGGTGTAGAGGCCGTGGTCGCAGATCATCCGAGCTCGCCCGCCGCCAACGCCCTAAAGAGCAGGAGGGTCCCCGTCATACCTATTAGCGAGGTGCAGGTCCTCAGGCTCGGCGGCTATGTATTGGTGTCCAGCGAGGTCCTGCGGCTGGCGGAGGAAATGAGGGCTGAATGGAGGCGTAGGAGAGAAGCTTCAGTGGATATTATGAGGATAGTGGAGGAGTACCGGAGGTCCTCACGACGGGGCTAA
- a CDS encoding CTP synthase: protein MSPRKYVIVTGGVLSSVGKGLTTASLALLLSSRGYSVEAIKIDPYINVDAGTMNPYMHGEVFVTEDGGETDLDIGHYERFLGKNLSRKHNITTGQIYFSVISKERSGDYLGQTVQVIPHITDEIKSRIKEVGDVSGADVVIVEIGGTVGDIEGLPFLEAARQMRLEEGFDNTFFIHVALSPYLPTTGEQKTKPVQHSIQELRRIGIQPDAVVVRSHQPLEQEGLRKIALYATLPMENVINSYDIENIYRLPLLLEKQGLARLVERRLFGRETRPDLSRWEEFVALYEKASRRVKVAMVGKYTKLRDSYISIVEALKHASAYEGVRPELLWVESTDIERGVVDVDRVFEEADGAIVLPGFGVRGVEGKIEAIRRFREGKKPMLGICFGMQLSVVEYARNVLGLKEAHTTEVNPETPHPVVDLLPEQRGIDKLGGTMRLGARPVRIVEGTILWSLYGRELASERHRHRYEVNPTYVDRLVEAGLVVSAWSQEGYVEAVELRPRDHPFFLATQFHPEFKSRPLNPAPVFKGFVTAVARLRG, encoded by the coding sequence ATGTCTCCTAGAAAATATGTAATAGTGACGGGTGGAGTGCTCTCGAGCGTGGGCAAGGGCCTTACAACCGCTAGCCTCGCCCTCCTCCTGTCGAGCCGTGGTTACAGCGTTGAGGCCATCAAGATAGACCCCTATATAAATGTGGATGCGGGGACCATGAACCCCTATATGCATGGCGAGGTCTTCGTCACCGAAGACGGCGGCGAGACCGACCTAGACATAGGCCATTACGAGAGGTTTCTCGGGAAGAACCTCTCCAGGAAGCATAACATAACGACGGGGCAGATCTACTTCTCCGTCATATCGAAGGAGAGGAGCGGAGACTATCTAGGCCAGACCGTCCAGGTTATACCCCATATAACGGATGAGATAAAGTCGAGGATTAAGGAGGTTGGCGATGTATCCGGCGCTGACGTGGTTATAGTGGAGATTGGGGGGACTGTGGGGGATATAGAGGGGCTGCCCTTCCTCGAGGCGGCGAGGCAGATGAGGCTCGAGGAAGGCTTCGACAACACCTTCTTCATACACGTCGCCCTAAGCCCATACCTACCCACAACGGGGGAGCAGAAGACGAAACCAGTTCAGCACAGCATACAGGAGCTCAGGAGGATAGGAATTCAGCCTGACGCAGTCGTGGTTAGAAGCCACCAGCCACTCGAGCAGGAGGGCCTCAGGAAGATAGCCCTCTACGCCACACTCCCGATGGAGAACGTGATAAACAGCTACGATATAGAGAACATCTACAGGCTACCGCTGCTCCTGGAGAAGCAGGGCCTCGCAAGGCTAGTCGAGAGGAGGCTCTTCGGTAGGGAGACCAGACCCGACCTCTCCAGGTGGGAGGAGTTCGTGGCCCTCTACGAGAAGGCTTCTAGGAGGGTTAAGGTAGCGATGGTTGGTAAGTACACTAAGCTGAGGGACAGCTACATAAGCATAGTGGAGGCCTTGAAACACGCCTCAGCCTATGAGGGCGTCAGACCCGAGCTCCTCTGGGTGGAGAGCACGGATATAGAGAGGGGCGTGGTGGATGTTGACAGGGTGTTCGAGGAGGCGGACGGGGCTATAGTACTCCCGGGTTTCGGGGTGAGGGGTGTTGAGGGCAAGATAGAGGCTATACGCCGCTTCAGAGAGGGTAAGAAGCCCATGCTGGGCATATGCTTTGGAATGCAGCTCTCGGTCGTTGAGTATGCTAGAAACGTGCTAGGCCTCAAGGAGGCACACACTACCGAGGTAAACCCCGAGACCCCTCATCCGGTGGTCGACCTGCTGCCCGAGCAGAGGGGTATAGACAAGCTGGGCGGCACTATGAGGCTCGGCGCGAGGCCTGTCAGGATAGTAGAGGGAACTATACTCTGGAGCCTCTACGGCAGAGAACTAGCCAGCGAGAGGCACAGGCACCGCTATGAGGTCAACCCAACCTACGTCGACAGGCTAGTCGAGGCAGGGCTTGTTGTGAGCGCGTGGAGCCAGGAGGGCTATGTGGAGGCTGTAGAGCTGAGGCCTAGAGACCACCCGTTCTTCCTGGCGACACAGTTCCACCCGGAGTTTAAGAGTAGGCCTCTAAACCCCGCACCAGTGTTTAAAGGCTTCGTAACCGCGGTAGCCAGGCTAAGGGGCTAG
- the cysS gene encoding cysteine--tRNA ligase: MIRVFNTLGRRKEVFNPYSPPLVGMYVCGPTVYDYTHIGHARTFTVFDAIKRYLRLRGYDVFHVQNITDIDDKIINRAREEGRDWREIVREYSRDYLEGLGSLGIQIDHHPRVTDHISDIIRFIEGLIEKGYAYVAESGSVYFEVDKYPGYGMLSGHLSKEAWRQEEDVLHEKKSPYDFALWKAAKPGEPSWESPWGRGRPGWHIECSVMSSRYLGSRIDIHGGGVDLVFPHHENERAQSESYFGHRWVRYWLHASYLTIKGEKMSKSLGNIIPLREALREWGPGPLRLWLLSSHYRSNLDYSEEALGQYRRLYERLRQAADSIGRRLERAEPKGRLGEGELETVERLKGVVRRWHEAMSDDFNMGKAMSSLWEFTTIYFREVEQTESYTLLWLSWRILTGFNSVYAFAPDIVEARRPERSLEDSLVQALVDVRSELRRRKMYDLADEIRSRLAQLGFVLHDKGEKTEWRRR; this comes from the coding sequence TTGATACGTGTTTTCAACACGCTGGGCAGGAGGAAGGAGGTTTTCAACCCCTATAGCCCGCCTCTCGTGGGCATGTATGTCTGCGGCCCGACTGTCTACGATTACACCCACATAGGCCATGCCAGGACCTTCACGGTCTTCGACGCTATCAAGCGGTATCTAAGGCTTAGGGGGTATGATGTCTTCCACGTGCAGAACATCACGGATATAGACGATAAGATCATCAATAGGGCTAGGGAGGAGGGGAGGGACTGGAGGGAGATTGTGCGCGAGTACAGCAGGGACTATCTGGAGGGGCTCGGGAGCCTGGGCATACAGATAGACCACCACCCCAGGGTTACAGACCATATATCAGACATAATCCGGTTCATAGAGGGGCTTATCGAGAAGGGCTACGCCTACGTGGCCGAGAGCGGGAGCGTCTACTTCGAGGTGGACAAGTACCCGGGGTATGGCATGCTAAGCGGCCACTTATCGAAGGAAGCGTGGAGGCAGGAGGAGGATGTGCTCCACGAGAAGAAGAGCCCGTACGACTTCGCCCTCTGGAAGGCAGCTAAGCCCGGTGAGCCTAGCTGGGAGAGCCCGTGGGGGAGGGGGAGGCCCGGATGGCATATCGAGTGCAGCGTCATGAGCAGCAGGTACCTGGGCAGCAGGATAGACATACACGGCGGCGGGGTGGACCTCGTCTTCCCCCACCACGAGAACGAGAGGGCGCAGAGCGAGAGCTACTTCGGCCACCGCTGGGTCAGGTACTGGCTGCACGCCAGCTACCTGACCATAAAGGGCGAGAAGATGAGCAAGAGCCTCGGCAACATCATACCCCTCCGAGAGGCCCTTAGGGAGTGGGGCCCAGGGCCCCTCAGGCTGTGGCTCCTTAGCTCCCACTACAGGAGCAACCTCGACTACAGCGAGGAGGCCCTCGGCCAGTACAGGAGGCTGTATGAGAGGCTCAGGCAGGCCGCCGACTCTATCGGGAGGAGGCTCGAGAGGGCCGAGCCCAAGGGCAGGCTTGGCGAGGGTGAGCTTGAGACGGTGGAGAGGCTTAAAGGGGTTGTGAGGAGGTGGCACGAGGCCATGTCCGACGACTTCAACATGGGGAAGGCTATGAGCAGCCTGTGGGAGTTCACGACAATCTACTTCAGGGAGGTTGAGCAGACGGAGAGCTACACCCTCTTATGGCTCTCCTGGAGGATCCTTACAGGATTCAACAGCGTCTACGCCTTCGCACCCGACATAGTAGAGGCTAGGAGGCCTGAGAGAAGTCTTGAGGACAGTCTGGTCCAGGCTCTCGTGGACGTGAGAAGCGAGCTCAGGAGGAGGAAGATGTACGACCTGGCCGACGAGATCAGGAGCAGGCTGGCTCAGCTAGGCTTCGTGCTCCACGACAAGGGGGAGAAGACGGAGTGGAGGAGAAGGTAG